From the genome of Triticum aestivum cultivar Chinese Spring chromosome 3B, IWGSC CS RefSeq v2.1, whole genome shotgun sequence, one region includes:
- the LOC123071437 gene encoding sedoheptulose-1,7-bisphosphatase, chloroplastic-like gives METVAAAGYARGAATRSPACCAAMSFSQSYRPKAARPATSFYGESLRANTARTSFPAGRQSKAASRAALTTRCAIGDSLEEFLTKATPDKNLIRLLICMGEAMRTIAFKVRTASCGGTACVNSFGDEQLAVDMLADKLLFEALEYSHVCKYACSEEVPELQDMGGPVEGGFSVAFDPLDGSSIVDTNFTVGTIFGVWPGDKLTGVTGGDQVAAAMGIYGPRTTFVVALKDCPGTHEFLLLDEGKWQHVKDTTTIGEGKMFSPGNLRATFDNPDYDKLVNYYVKEKYTLRYTGGMVPDVNQIIVKEKGIFTNVTSPTAKAKLRLLFEVAPLGFLIEKAGGHSSDGKQSVLDKVISVLDERTQVAYGSKNEIIRFEETLYGSSRLAASATVGATA, from the exons ATGGAGACCGTCGCGGCTGCCGGCTACGCCCGCGGGGCCGCCACGCGCTCCCCGGCGTGCTGCGCCGCCATGTCCTTCTCGCAGTCCTACAGGCCCAAG GCTGCCAGGCCGGCGACCTCGTTCTACGGCGAGTCGCTGCGGGCGAACACGGCGAGGACGTCGTTCCCGGCGGGGAGGCAGTCCAAGGCGGCGAGCCGGGCGGCGCTCACCACCCGGTGCGCGATCGGCGACAGCCTG GAGGAGTTCTTGACCAAGGCGACGCCGGACAAGAACCTCATCAGGCTGCTGATCTGCATGGGGGAGGCGATGAGGACGATCGCCTTCAAGGTCAGGACGGCGTCCTGCGGCGGCACGGCCTGCGTCAACTCCTTCGGCGACGAGCAGCTCGCCGTCGACATGCTCGCCGACAAGCTCCTCTTCGAG GCGTTGGAGTACTCCCATGTCTGCAAGTACGCGTGCTCTGAGGAAGTCCCCGAGCTGCAGGACATGGGTGGCCCGGTCGAAG GTGGATTCAGTGTGGCGTTCGACCCCCTTGATGGTTCCAGCATTGTGGACACCAACTTCACCGTCGGAACCATCTTCGGTGTCTGGCCCGGCGATAAGCTGACGGGCGTCACCGGCGGTGACCAAGTTGCTGCTGCCATGGGCATCTACGGCCCTCGCACCACTTTCGTTGTTGCCCTCAAGGACTGCCCTGGGACGCACGAATTCCTTCTTCTCGACGAAG GTAAATGGCAGCATGTCAAGGACACTACAACCATTGGAGAAGGGAAGATGTTCTCCCCTGGTAACTTGAGGGCCACATTTGATAACCCTGATTACGACAAG CTTGTCAACTACTATGTGAAGGAGAAGTACACGCTGCGTTACACCGGAGGCATGGTCCCTGATGTCAACCAG ATCATCGTGAAGGAGAAGGGCATCTTCACGAACGTGACGTCCCCGACGGCCAAGGCGAAGCTGCGGCTGCTGTTCGAGGTGGCGCCGCTGGGGTTCTTGATAGAGAAGGCCGGCGGGCACAGCAGCGACGGCAAGCAGTCGGTGCTGGACAAGGTGATCTCCGTCCTGGACGAGCGGACCCAGGTGGCCTACGGCTCCAAGAACGAGATAATCCGCTTCGAGGAGACCCTCTACGGCTCCTCCAGACTCGCCGCCAGCGCCACCGTCGGCGCCACCGCCTGA